One segment of Pan paniscus chromosome 20, NHGRI_mPanPan1-v2.0_pri, whole genome shotgun sequence DNA contains the following:
- the FTL gene encoding ferritin light chain has translation MSSQIRQNYSTDVEAAVNSLVNLYLQASYTYLSLGFYFDRDDVALEGVSHFFRELAEEKREGYERLLKMQNQRGGRALFQDIKKPAEDEWGKTPDAMKAAMALEKKLNQALLDLHALGSAHTDPHLCDFLETHFLDEEVKLIKKMGDHLTNLHRLGGPEAGLGEYLFERLTLKHD, from the exons ATGAGCTCCCAGATTCGTCAGAATTATTCCACCGACGTGGAGGCAGCCGTCAACAGCCTGGTCAATTTGTACCTGCAGGCCTCCTACACCTACCTCTCTCTG GGCTTCTATTTCGACCGCGATGATGTGGCTCTggaaggcgtgagccacttcttCCGCGAATTGGCCGAGGAGAAGCGCGAGGGCTACGAGCGTCTCCTGAAGATGCAAAACCAGCGTGGCGGCCGCGCTCTCTTCCAGGACATCAAG AAGCCAGCTGAAGATGAGTGGGGTAAAACCCCAGACGCCATGAAAGCTGCCATGGCCCTGGAGAAAAAGCTGAACCAGGCCCTTTTGGATCTTCATGCCCTGGGTTCTGCCCACACGGACCCCCAT cTCTGTGACTTCCTGGAGACTCACTTCCTAGATGAGGAAGTGAAGCTTATCAAGAAGATGGGTGACCACCTGACCAACCTCCACAGGCTGGGTGGCCCGGAGGCTGGGCTGGGCGAGTATCTCTTCGAAAGGCTCACTCTCAAGCACGACTAA